Proteins co-encoded in one Salvia splendens isolate huo1 chromosome 4, SspV2, whole genome shotgun sequence genomic window:
- the LOC121801003 gene encoding uncharacterized protein LOC121801003, translating to MPSWSTATWFIQEAAKRFKVHRRTVSRLWGIAKMGRASGYTKKTGKLNFDEDKFRQLSFLERSCYRKLACKMEVSKTTVGRWAKNNLIRPHTNAIKPALTEANKISRMRWCLTHIQPAIDEGKLFYHAMHNTVHIDKKWFYMTKASDRYYLLPDEDEPYRFCKSKRFITKVMFMCAVSRPQFGTDGQTIFDGKIGIFPFTEQVPVKRKTKNRPRGTLETKPIPSVNKEAMRKCLLNQQDPRSAWGQQLKNTPLEQRKAEKDNGASYIT from the exons ATGCCAAGCTGGAGCACTGCCACATGGTTCATTCAAGAGGCAGCCAAGAGATTCAAAGTGCACAGAAGGACCGTGAGCCGCTTATGGGGGATAGCCAAGATGGGCAGAGCATCAGGATATACTAAGAAAACAGGTAAACTAAATTTTGATGAAGATAAGTTCAGACAATTGTCTTTTCTTGAGAGATCTTGCTATAGAAAACTTGCTTGTAAGATGGAAGTTAGCAAGACCACAGTTGGTAGATGGGCAAAGAATAACCTGATAAGGCCACATACAAATGCCATAAAGCCAGCACTTACTGAAGCAAACAAAATCAGTAGAATGAGATGGTGTCTTACTCATATTCAGCCAGCTATAGATGAAGGGAAGCTTTTTTATCATGCAATGCACAACACAGTTCATATTGATAAGAAATGGTTTTACATGACAAAGGCTTCAGACAGATACTACCTGTTGCCGGATGAGGATGAGCCTTACAGGTTTTGCAAATCAAAAAGATTCATCACAAAAGTGATGTTCATGTGTGCTGTAAGTAGGCCACAGTTTGGCACAGATGGGCAGACCATCTTTGATGGTAAAATAGGCATATTCCCATTCACAGAACAAGTTCCAGTCAAAAGGAAGACAAAGAATAGGCCAAGAGGGACACTGGAGACAAAGCCTATCCCATCAGTTAACAAGGAAGCAATGAGAAAATGTCTCTTGAATCAG CAAGATCCTAGAAGTGCATGGGggcaacaactaaaaaataccCCACTTGAACAAAGAAAGGCTGAGAAGGACAATGGGGCTTCCTACATCACTTGA